A part of Candidatus Deferrimicrobium borealis genomic DNA contains:
- a CDS encoding Tim44 domain-containing protein encodes MRGMMGGLAGGFLGSMLFGGLGGMGSGGLGGDGGFGLLDIILLGGLAYLGYRFFMKRRQEPAAWAPQGAGTTPGPYAAPAAVADTAGGNRDKGLEYIRRMDPAFDAKGFGETASDAFFRLQGGWTRRDLSPVSGLLTDEMRATLQADADALKAKGQINRLENISVRNVEITEAWQESGQDFVTVLFQANLLDYTTTEAGKVLSGSDAVPVKFEEFWTFTRPVGPGAWRLSAIQQAV; translated from the coding sequence ATGCGCGGCATGATGGGGGGGCTGGCGGGCGGGTTCCTCGGCAGCATGCTCTTCGGGGGGCTGGGCGGCATGGGGTCCGGGGGCCTGGGCGGCGATGGGGGGTTCGGCTTGCTCGACATCATCCTTCTGGGCGGCCTCGCGTATCTGGGGTACCGGTTCTTCATGAAACGGCGACAGGAACCGGCGGCCTGGGCGCCGCAGGGGGCGGGGACGACTCCCGGGCCGTATGCGGCGCCGGCGGCCGTCGCCGACACGGCCGGCGGGAATCGGGACAAGGGGCTCGAGTACATCCGCCGGATGGATCCCGCATTCGACGCGAAGGGGTTCGGGGAGACGGCGTCGGATGCCTTCTTCCGGCTGCAGGGGGGGTGGACCCGCCGGGACCTGTCGCCGGTGTCGGGTCTGCTGACCGACGAGATGCGCGCCACCCTGCAGGCGGACGCGGACGCGTTGAAGGCGAAGGGGCAGATCAACCGGCTCGAGAACATCTCCGTGCGCAACGTCGAGATCACCGAGGCGTGGCAGGAGTCGGGGCAGGATTTCGTGACCGTGCTCTTCCAGGCGAATCTTCTCGACTACACCACGACCGAGGCGGGGAAGGTCCTCTCGGGGAGCGATGCCGTCCCCGTCAAGTTCGAGGAGTTCTGGACGTTCACCCGCCCGGTCGGCCCGGGGGCGTGGCGCCTCTCCGCGATCCAGCAGGCGGTGTAG
- a CDS encoding SRPBCC family protein produces MTPSYWEVQHLPISLPEAWSFFSDPRNLSRITPPSLGLEVTSDLPGVMYPGMIVTYNVRPIPWVSVGWVTEITHVREPVLFVDEQRFGPYRFWHHEHHFREVEGGVEMEDIVHYALPFGTIGRVFGGPLVRRRLEQIFSFRRRFLVREFGLEVGG; encoded by the coding sequence ATGACGCCGTCGTATTGGGAAGTGCAGCACCTCCCGATCTCCCTGCCGGAGGCGTGGAGCTTCTTCTCCGATCCCCGGAACCTTTCCCGGATCACGCCCCCCTCGCTCGGGCTCGAGGTGACGTCGGACCTCCCCGGGGTGATGTACCCCGGGATGATCGTCACGTACAACGTCCGCCCGATCCCGTGGGTCTCGGTGGGGTGGGTCACGGAGATCACCCACGTGCGGGAGCCGGTCCTGTTCGTCGACGAGCAGCGGTTCGGCCCCTACCGGTTCTGGCACCACGAGCACCACTTCCGGGAGGTCGAAGGGGGCGTCGAAATGGAAGACATCGTCCACTACGCCCTCCCGTTCGGCACGATCGGGAGGGTGTTCGGCGGTCCCCTGGTCCGGCGACGGCTCGAGCAGATCTTCTCCTTCCGGCGGCGATTTCTCGTCCGGGAATTTGGCCTCGAGGTCGGCGGGTAG
- a CDS encoding aldo/keto reductase, whose amino-acid sequence MRSRKTRRDFLRMMGAAAGVAVGATLPGTPPNASGATSPSPGTPEKRPLGKTGFQVGTVGFGAMITRDPEVIRFAVERGVDYVDTADCYMGGENERIVGRALAGLRGKVVLATKVHIGPVDQMIRSAENSLRSLKVDVIDLLQLHGISTEGEVTDERAREALRKLIDQGKVRAAGVTTHSGQEAVLRAVAKDGFYKTVLVAYNFRSDAGVAATVKGALGLSEGLSNTIRAVANSGIGVIAMKTQAGGYASPPGGLSPHQAALAWVLANPGVVTTIPSMTSYAQVEENLGARGKRFALADRIALGRYALEIGDRHCGLCGACGGVCPRGVEVPNVLRALTYLEGYREEGLARAAYGSLPPGRNAAACGECEACLVACRLRLPVGRLARRAHERLAG is encoded by the coding sequence ATGCGATCCAGGAAGACCCGCAGGGATTTCCTTCGGATGATGGGCGCGGCGGCCGGCGTCGCGGTGGGCGCGACGTTGCCCGGGACCCCGCCGAACGCTTCGGGAGCGACGAGCCCTTCCCCGGGCACGCCCGAAAAGCGGCCGTTGGGGAAGACCGGGTTCCAGGTCGGGACCGTCGGGTTCGGCGCGATGATCACCCGCGATCCGGAGGTGATCCGGTTCGCCGTCGAGCGGGGCGTCGACTACGTCGACACGGCGGACTGCTACATGGGGGGCGAGAACGAACGGATCGTCGGGAGGGCGCTGGCCGGCCTCCGGGGGAAGGTGGTCCTGGCGACCAAGGTCCACATCGGCCCGGTGGACCAGATGATCCGGTCGGCGGAGAACAGCCTGCGCTCCTTGAAGGTCGACGTCATCGACCTTCTCCAGCTCCACGGGATCAGCACCGAAGGGGAGGTTACCGACGAGCGGGCGCGCGAGGCGCTTCGGAAGCTGATCGACCAGGGGAAGGTCCGCGCGGCGGGGGTCACGACCCACAGCGGGCAGGAAGCCGTACTTCGCGCCGTGGCGAAGGATGGGTTCTACAAGACGGTCCTCGTGGCGTACAACTTCCGTTCCGACGCGGGCGTCGCGGCGACGGTGAAGGGCGCTCTCGGGTTGAGCGAAGGGCTCTCGAACACGATCCGGGCGGTCGCGAATTCCGGGATCGGCGTCATCGCGATGAAAACCCAGGCCGGGGGGTACGCGTCGCCCCCGGGGGGATTGAGCCCCCACCAGGCGGCGCTCGCCTGGGTCCTCGCCAACCCCGGCGTGGTCACGACGATCCCGAGCATGACGAGCTACGCCCAGGTCGAGGAGAACCTCGGGGCGCGCGGCAAGCGGTTCGCGCTCGCCGACCGGATCGCCCTCGGCCGGTACGCGCTCGAGATCGGGGATCGTCATTGCGGCCTGTGCGGCGCGTGCGGCGGCGTCTGCCCCCGTGGCGTGGAGGTCCCGAACGTGCTGCGGGCGCTGACGTACCTCGAGGGGTACCGGGAGGAAGGTCTCGCGCGCGCCGCCTACGGTTCCCTTCCCCCGGGCCGGAACGCCGCCGCCTGCGGGGAGTGCGAAGCGTGCCTCGTCGCGTGCCGTCTGCGCCTTCCGGTGGGGCGGCTCGCGCGAAGGGCCCACGAGCGGCTGGCCGGATGA
- a CDS encoding aldo/keto reductase, whose translation MFRPGATAPRYNSDVNEFTHREVPRLGRRLFRLGLSGSFDLDEAGCREALERIQYVFWSPRMKALTPALRDALARDRDRYVVSAGPLLGYFPGAVRRAAEAALRTLGVDFLDVFQLYWLGKMSAFTAAVQEEMSRLREEGKVRALGVSIHDRPRAGTLAEESILDLLMIRYNAAHIGAEEEIFPRLDRRRPVVVAYTATAWRKLLRAPGGWKGTIPTAGDCYRFCLASPHVDVVLTGPRNAAELRENLAAVDRGPLSPAEMEEMRAFGRAVHG comes from the coding sequence ATGTTTCGCCCGGGGGCCACCGCGCCGCGGTATAATTCCGACGTGAACGAATTCACCCATCGGGAGGTGCCGCGTCTCGGCCGGCGCCTCTTCCGCCTCGGCCTTTCGGGCTCCTTCGACCTCGACGAGGCGGGGTGCCGCGAAGCCTTGGAACGCATTCAATATGTTTTCTGGAGTCCCCGGATGAAGGCGTTGACCCCCGCCCTCCGGGACGCCCTTGCACGGGACCGCGACCGGTACGTGGTCTCCGCCGGCCCCCTGCTCGGGTATTTCCCCGGCGCCGTCCGCCGCGCGGCCGAGGCGGCGCTTCGGACCCTTGGCGTCGATTTCCTGGACGTCTTCCAGCTCTACTGGCTCGGGAAGATGTCCGCGTTCACCGCCGCGGTTCAGGAAGAGATGAGCCGGCTCCGGGAAGAGGGGAAGGTCCGCGCGCTGGGGGTCTCGATCCACGACCGGCCCCGGGCCGGAACGCTGGCGGAGGAATCGATCCTCGATCTTCTGATGATCCGGTACAACGCCGCGCACATCGGGGCCGAGGAGGAGATCTTCCCGCGCCTGGACCGTCGCCGTCCCGTCGTGGTCGCCTACACCGCGACGGCCTGGCGGAAGCTGCTTCGCGCTCCCGGTGGCTGGAAAGGAACGATCCCGACGGCGGGCGACTGCTACCGGTTCTGCCTCGCGAGCCCGCACGTGGACGTGGTGCTCACCGGTCCCCGGAACGCGGCCGAGCTTCGGGAGAATCTGGCGGCCGTCGACCGTGGGCCGCTCTCCCCCGCGGAGATGGAGGAGATGCGCGCGTTCGGGCGCGCGGTCCACGGGTAG
- a CDS encoding DUF1499 domain-containing protein — MRTLLLFLLLPGMFLLASAAGAGDADLPPCPSSPNCVSSRDPDPARRVDPIPFRGTTKEARGAIESVVRSFPRATIVASSGNLVRAEFRSRLGFVDDVEFRIDEAAGVIHVRSASRTGYWDFGVNRRRVEAVREAFGNFMAARRGG; from the coding sequence ATGCGGACCTTGCTGCTCTTCCTTCTCCTTCCGGGCATGTTCCTCCTCGCTTCGGCCGCCGGGGCCGGGGATGCGGACCTTCCCCCCTGCCCCTCCTCCCCCAATTGCGTGTCGAGCCGCGACCCCGACCCGGCCCGCCGGGTCGACCCGATCCCGTTCCGGGGGACGACGAAGGAAGCCCGGGGGGCGATCGAATCGGTCGTGCGTTCCTTCCCTCGCGCAACCATCGTCGCGTCTTCGGGAAACTTGGTCCGGGCCGAGTTCCGGTCGCGGCTGGGGTTCGTGGACGACGTGGAATTCCGCATCGACGAGGCGGCCGGGGTGATCCACGTCCGCTCGGCATCGCGCACGGGGTACTGGGACTTCGGCGTCAACCGCCGCAGGGTCGAGGCGGTCCGGGAGGCCTTCGGGAACTTCATGGCGGCTCGCAGGGGCGGTTAG
- a CDS encoding DEAD/DEAH box helicase, whose protein sequence is MSFEEFGLRPEILRAVAEKKYTVPTPIQEKAIPIVLEGKDLIGCAQTGTGKTAAFALPILHRLQGTPWKGAGRRPIRVLVLTPTRELASQIAESFGAYGRHTALKHAIVFGGVNQGPQSQALRRGIDILVATPGRLLDLMSQGLVQLRSVETFVLDEADRMLDMGFIHDIRRVIDQLPAKRQTLFFSATMPREIQGLADTILRDPIRVAVTPVATPAEAVEQRIHYVEKSEKIKLLKHLLDGPSIKNALVFTRTKHGADAVTKQLERYAVRAEAIHGNKSQNAREKALASFKRGATRVLVATDIAARGLDIVDLSHVVNFDLPNEPESYVHRIGRTGRAGASGIALSFCSVDERPFLADIERLIRKHLPVVEDHPYRSGYGAGTPTNLDPRQAHGAAALSMVHPDMVSRRGKYDPSNTRPDGRPGRSRRESKWTGGFGASKPAPRHASLRRAEW, encoded by the coding sequence TTGTCGTTCGAAGAGTTCGGGCTCCGCCCCGAGATCCTCCGCGCCGTCGCGGAGAAGAAGTACACCGTCCCGACCCCCATCCAGGAGAAGGCGATCCCCATCGTGCTCGAGGGGAAGGACCTGATCGGCTGCGCGCAGACCGGCACCGGGAAGACGGCCGCCTTCGCGCTCCCGATCCTCCACCGCCTCCAGGGAACTCCGTGGAAAGGGGCCGGACGGCGGCCCATCCGCGTCCTCGTGCTGACGCCGACGCGGGAGCTGGCCTCCCAGATCGCGGAGAGCTTCGGCGCCTACGGCAGGCACACGGCTCTCAAGCACGCCATCGTCTTCGGCGGCGTCAACCAGGGGCCGCAGTCGCAGGCTCTCCGGCGGGGGATCGACATCCTCGTCGCCACGCCCGGACGCCTCCTCGACCTGATGTCGCAGGGACTCGTGCAGCTGCGGAGCGTCGAAACGTTCGTCCTCGACGAGGCCGACCGGATGCTCGACATGGGCTTCATCCACGACATCCGGCGCGTCATCGACCAGCTGCCCGCGAAGCGGCAGACCCTCTTCTTCTCGGCGACGATGCCGAGGGAGATCCAGGGGCTCGCCGACACCATCCTTCGCGACCCGATCCGGGTGGCCGTGACTCCGGTCGCGACCCCCGCCGAGGCCGTGGAGCAGCGGATCCACTACGTGGAGAAGTCCGAAAAGATCAAGCTCCTCAAGCACCTTCTGGACGGCCCTTCCATCAAGAACGCGCTGGTCTTCACGCGCACCAAGCACGGCGCCGACGCGGTCACCAAGCAGCTCGAGCGCTACGCGGTCCGGGCCGAGGCGATCCACGGCAACAAGTCGCAGAACGCGCGCGAGAAGGCGCTGGCGAGCTTCAAGCGGGGCGCGACGAGAGTGCTCGTGGCGACGGACATCGCCGCCCGGGGGCTCGACATCGTCGACCTGTCGCACGTGGTCAACTTCGACCTCCCGAACGAGCCGGAAAGCTACGTCCACCGGATCGGCCGCACGGGCCGGGCCGGCGCCTCCGGGATCGCCCTGTCGTTCTGCTCCGTCGACGAGCGCCCCTTCCTCGCCGATATCGAACGGCTCATCCGCAAACACCTTCCGGTGGTGGAGGACCATCCGTACCGCTCCGGGTACGGCGCCGGGACGCCGACGAACCTCGACCCGCGGCAGGCGCACGGCGCGGCGGCGCTCTCCATGGTCCACCCCGACATGGTGTCCCGTCGCGGCAAGTACGACCCTTCCAACACGCGTCCCGACGGCCGCCCCGGCCGCTCGCGCCGCGAATCGAAGTGGACCGGGGGATTCGGGGCCAGCAAGCCGGCCCCCCGCCACGCTTCGCTCCGCCGCGCGGAGTGGTAA
- the pckA gene encoding phosphoenolpyruvate carboxykinase (ATP), with the protein MSVRLNGNRADDLSFHGIRKAEAVWWNLSRSALLEQSLRRREGHLAASGPLVVRTGEYTGRSPNDRFFVREPGSEGTIHWGKTNRPFDADKYEALRARLFSYLEGRELFVQDCHVGADEGHQLPIRVITEMAWLALFARNMFLPVTDPEALLRHLPGFTVVSAPGFHSRPEMDGTRSEVFILIHFGRKEVLIGGTLYAGEIKKSIFTVMNYLLPAAGVLPMHCAASYGRDDQDVAVLFGLSGTGKTTLSADPERTLVGDDEHGWSDRGVFNFEGGCYAKVINLSPGMEPEIHRTTGMFGTILENVGMDIEERRIDLNDASLTENTRASYPLSSIPRVAARGTVGHPKHIVMLTADAFGVLPPISSMTTDQAMYHFLSGYTAKVAGTEQGVVEPQATFSTCFGGPFMPLAPSVYAKLLGEKVAAHDVKVWLVNTGWTGGPYGTGHRMEIGHTKTMLRAALSGKLDGVGMRADPIFGLRVPGSCPGVPSEVLDPRSTWKDRAAYDRTAGKLAGMFQENFAQYDDQVTPEVRAAGFRNPG; encoded by the coding sequence TTGAGTGTACGCCTGAACGGGAACCGGGCCGACGATCTCTCCTTCCACGGAATCCGGAAGGCCGAGGCCGTCTGGTGGAACCTCTCGCGTTCGGCGCTGCTCGAGCAGTCGCTGCGGCGTCGCGAAGGACACCTGGCGGCGTCCGGCCCCCTCGTCGTGCGGACCGGCGAATACACGGGCCGATCCCCCAACGACCGCTTCTTCGTGCGGGAGCCCGGAAGCGAAGGGACGATCCACTGGGGAAAGACGAACCGCCCCTTCGATGCCGACAAGTACGAGGCGCTCCGCGCGCGTCTCTTCTCCTACCTCGAGGGGAGGGAGCTCTTCGTCCAGGATTGCCACGTGGGCGCGGACGAAGGGCATCAGCTGCCGATCCGGGTCATCACCGAGATGGCGTGGCTCGCCCTGTTCGCCCGGAACATGTTCCTCCCCGTGACGGACCCGGAGGCGCTCCTGCGCCACCTCCCGGGGTTCACGGTCGTCAGCGCGCCCGGCTTCCACTCCCGCCCCGAGATGGACGGGACGCGGAGCGAGGTCTTCATCCTGATCCACTTCGGGCGCAAGGAGGTGCTGATCGGCGGCACCCTCTACGCGGGCGAGATCAAGAAGTCGATCTTCACCGTGATGAACTACCTGCTCCCCGCGGCGGGCGTCCTGCCGATGCACTGCGCCGCCAGCTACGGGCGCGACGACCAGGACGTGGCGGTCCTCTTCGGCCTCTCGGGAACGGGGAAGACGACCCTCTCCGCCGACCCGGAGCGGACGCTGGTGGGCGACGATGAGCACGGCTGGAGCGACCGCGGGGTCTTCAACTTCGAGGGGGGCTGCTACGCCAAGGTGATCAACCTCTCCCCCGGGATGGAGCCGGAGATCCACCGGACGACCGGGATGTTCGGGACGATCCTCGAAAACGTGGGAATGGACATCGAGGAACGGCGGATCGACCTGAACGACGCATCCCTCACGGAAAACACCCGTGCCTCCTACCCGCTCTCCTCCATCCCGCGGGTGGCCGCCCGCGGCACCGTCGGCCATCCGAAGCACATCGTGATGCTGACGGCGGACGCCTTCGGGGTGCTTCCGCCGATCTCTTCCATGACGACCGACCAGGCGATGTACCACTTCCTCTCCGGGTATACCGCCAAGGTGGCCGGGACCGAACAGGGGGTCGTGGAGCCGCAGGCCACGTTCAGCACCTGTTTCGGTGGCCCGTTCATGCCCTTGGCCCCTTCCGTCTACGCGAAACTCCTCGGGGAGAAGGTAGCCGCGCACGACGTCAAGGTCTGGCTGGTCAACACCGGGTGGACCGGCGGTCCGTACGGCACGGGGCACCGGATGGAGATCGGCCACACCAAGACGATGCTCCGGGCCGCGCTCTCCGGGAAGCTGGACGGCGTCGGGATGCGGGCGGATCCGATCTTCGGATTGCGCGTGCCGGGGAGCTGCCCGGGCGTGCCGTCCGAGGTCCTGGACCCGAGGTCGACGTGGAAGGACCGCGCGGCGTATGACCGGACGGCGGGGAAGCTGGCCGGGATGTTCCAGGAGAACTTCGCCCAGTACGACGATCAGGTGACGCCCGAGGTCCGGGCCGCGGGTTTCCGCAACCCGGGCTGA
- a CDS encoding BCAM0308 family protein gives MLTTRFEPASRKNVDRTRDPYIPRKGPLDVGVCPECHAISRKKRWYVDEAEYVSLARTGAVLRRCPACRKIADGFPSGVVTLRGKFLQTHRDEILTIVRKEERRARGTNPLERIMAIREGDGSVEILTTVEKLAQRVGREIRKAYQGSVSYKWSEDANLVRVNWSRDT, from the coding sequence ATGTTGACGACACGGTTCGAACCCGCCAGCCGCAAGAACGTCGACCGCACGCGAGACCCCTACATTCCCCGGAAAGGCCCCCTCGACGTCGGAGTCTGTCCGGAGTGCCACGCCATCAGCCGGAAGAAACGCTGGTACGTGGACGAGGCGGAGTACGTCTCCCTCGCGCGGACCGGCGCGGTCCTGCGCCGGTGCCCGGCATGCCGGAAGATCGCGGACGGATTTCCCTCCGGTGTGGTGACCCTGCGCGGGAAATTCCTGCAGACCCACCGCGATGAGATCCTCACGATCGTCCGCAAGGAGGAACGTCGTGCCCGTGGGACCAATCCCCTGGAACGGATCATGGCGATCCGGGAGGGGGACGGGAGCGTGGAGATCTTGACAACGGTCGAGAAACTCGCCCAGCGCGTCGGGCGGGAGATCCGGAAGGCGTACCAGGGGTCCGTGTCCTACAAGTGGTCGGAGGACGCCAATCTCGTCCGGGTGAACTGGTCGCGGGACACCTGA
- a CDS encoding Hsp20/alpha crystallin family protein — MLKKNPLSLAKTEPTSALSHFEEFERRFEDFFRRPFSLMEAPWSMRWPALGGEVSPAMDIYEEGGDVVVKAEIPGMKKEEIHIDINEKTVTVSGEKKKEEKVERKDYVHLERTYGSFARTFALPAEVQTEKARATFKDGILELRVPKTAEAASRTRKVAIE; from the coding sequence ATGTTGAAGAAGAACCCGCTTTCCCTTGCGAAGACGGAACCCACATCCGCCCTTTCCCATTTCGAGGAGTTCGAGCGGCGGTTCGAGGATTTCTTCCGCCGGCCCTTCTCCTTGATGGAGGCGCCCTGGTCGATGCGGTGGCCGGCACTTGGCGGAGAGGTTTCTCCGGCGATGGACATCTACGAGGAGGGCGGCGACGTCGTCGTGAAGGCGGAGATCCCGGGGATGAAGAAGGAGGAGATCCATATCGACATCAACGAGAAGACCGTGACCGTCTCGGGCGAGAAGAAGAAGGAGGAGAAGGTCGAGAGGAAGGACTACGTCCATCTCGAGCGTACCTACGGTTCCTTCGCGCGCACCTTCGCCCTTCCCGCGGAGGTGCAGACGGAGAAGGCCCGGGCGACGTTCAAGGACGGGATCCTTGAGCTCCGGGTGCCCAAGACCGCGGAGGCGGCGAGTCGAACCCGGAAGGTCGCGATCGAATGA
- the chrA gene encoding chromate efflux transporter, with product MSEHNTACDSLSPQSSPSPSAAAIFGSFLRLGITAFGGPAMIAHIKEMSVKRNKWLTEETFKDGVVICQSVPGATAMQMAAYVGLRAGGVRGAVASYAGFGLPAFLLMLMLAVFYSGSRELPLVVSLFQGLQVMVVAIVANATFTFGRDIGKKPLNLILAAVAAALFWIGVSPFVVIVGAAIVGGLMFKDPATPPPFGKKEGEAGKVPRPIVIFMVLACAVVVGLYFADRKLYQLAALMLRIDLFAFGGGFASLPLMFHEVVNAMGWMDGKTFMDGIALGQVTPGPIIITATFVGYLVRGFPGALVATAAIFTPSFVVLVAVTPFFDRLKNARHFSGATRGILASFVGLLCYMTIRFAVAVPWEMTKILFGIAVVVALARKINILYVVLIGSALSMVVFR from the coding sequence ATGAGCGAACACAATACCGCCTGCGATTCCCTCTCGCCCCAATCCTCGCCGAGCCCGAGCGCCGCCGCGATCTTCGGTTCCTTCCTGCGCCTCGGGATCACCGCCTTCGGCGGGCCGGCCATGATTGCGCACATCAAGGAAATGTCGGTAAAACGCAACAAATGGCTGACCGAGGAAACCTTCAAGGATGGCGTCGTGATCTGCCAGTCGGTGCCGGGGGCGACGGCGATGCAGATGGCGGCCTATGTCGGGTTGCGGGCGGGAGGGGTGCGGGGCGCGGTCGCGTCGTATGCCGGATTCGGGCTGCCGGCGTTCCTCCTGATGTTGATGTTGGCCGTATTTTATTCCGGTTCCAGGGAGTTGCCCCTGGTGGTTTCCCTGTTCCAAGGTCTTCAAGTGATGGTCGTCGCCATCGTGGCGAACGCGACGTTCACCTTCGGGCGGGACATCGGGAAAAAACCGTTGAACCTGATCCTGGCCGCAGTCGCCGCCGCACTGTTCTGGATCGGCGTGAGCCCGTTCGTGGTCATCGTCGGCGCGGCGATTGTTGGTGGCCTGATGTTCAAGGATCCGGCAACCCCCCCGCCTTTCGGCAAGAAGGAGGGGGAGGCCGGGAAGGTGCCCAGGCCGATCGTCATTTTCATGGTCCTGGCATGCGCGGTAGTTGTCGGGCTCTATTTTGCGGACAGGAAGCTGTATCAGCTTGCGGCGCTGATGCTCCGGATCGACCTCTTCGCCTTCGGGGGAGGGTTCGCATCCCTGCCGCTCATGTTCCACGAGGTCGTGAACGCGATGGGATGGATGGACGGCAAGACGTTCATGGACGGAATCGCCCTCGGGCAGGTAACTCCGGGGCCGATCATCATCACCGCAACCTTTGTCGGGTACCTGGTTCGAGGGTTTCCCGGCGCCCTGGTGGCCACCGCGGCGATCTTCACCCCGTCCTTCGTCGTCCTGGTCGCCGTTACTCCCTTTTTCGACCGCTTGAAGAACGCAAGGCATTTCTCCGGGGCGACCCGGGGGATCCTGGCATCGTTCGTTGGGCTCCTTTGCTATATGACGATCCGATTTGCGGTGGCGGTCCCTTGGGAAATGACCAAGATCTTGTTCGGGATTGCCGTCGTCGTTGCCTTGGCGAGGAAGATAAACATCCTTTATGTCGTACTGATCGGTTCGGCCCTTTCCATGGTTGTTTTCCGATGA
- a CDS encoding Spy/CpxP family protein refolding chaperone — protein MRAKYSISIIVAAVVLMAFSFPVPAFSQMKDMSMKGHGEGHGQMMGMGTMDRMGDMMGMCMQHADMMGLTDDQLLKIKPMHSEMQKKQARFKADLKIAEIELMDILEVKDFDLEKASAAVKKIEDIKTAHHLEMLKAMKEIRTILTDEQFKKMKKMMPMKMDEKKPAKKTMKKQ, from the coding sequence ATGAGAGCAAAATATTCCATATCTATAATTGTGGCAGCGGTGGTTCTGATGGCGTTCAGCTTTCCTGTGCCCGCTTTTTCACAGATGAAGGATATGTCCATGAAGGGGCATGGGGAAGGACACGGACAGATGATGGGAATGGGAACGATGGACAGGATGGGCGACATGATGGGCATGTGCATGCAACACGCAGATATGATGGGGCTTACCGATGATCAGCTCCTGAAAATAAAACCGATGCATAGCGAAATGCAAAAAAAGCAGGCCCGATTCAAAGCTGACCTGAAGATTGCCGAGATCGAACTTATGGATATCCTGGAAGTGAAGGATTTTGACCTGGAGAAGGCCAGCGCTGCGGTGAAAAAAATTGAGGATATAAAAACAGCCCATCATTTGGAAATGTTGAAAGCCATGAAAGAAATTCGGACAATTTTGACGGACGAACAGTTTAAGAAAATGAAGAAGATGATGCCCATGAAGATGGATGAGAAAAAACCGGCAAAGAAGACGATGAAGAAACAATAG
- a CDS encoding YSC84-related protein produces MDGSYIDVRESLNKAYYGQAVTPMDIIVKHSVSNKGADPLREELKKAK; encoded by the coding sequence TTGGACGGATCGTACATCGACGTGCGGGAAAGCCTGAACAAAGCCTACTATGGCCAGGCGGTCACCCCCATGGATATCATCGTCAAGCATTCGGTCAGCAACAAGGGGGCGGACCCACTGAGGGAAGAGTTGAAGAAGGCGAAATAG
- a CDS encoding isoamylase early set domain-containing protein, giving the protein MLINKKTESNVMRVKFIKKGQIKFEYSAPEAKEVSLVGNFNQWNSQANPMKKDKKGIWKVALSLEPGRYEYRFLADGNWENDPSCSCCVTNEFGGENCVRIVA; this is encoded by the coding sequence ATGTTAATAAATAAAAAGACAGAAAGCAATGTGATGCGTGTAAAGTTTATTAAAAAAGGGCAAATTAAATTCGAATATTCTGCCCCGGAGGCGAAGGAGGTTTCCTTGGTAGGGAATTTCAATCAGTGGAATTCTCAGGCAAATCCGATGAAAAAGGATAAGAAAGGAATATGGAAGGTGGCTCTCTCCCTTGAACCGGGCAGATACGAGTACCGCTTTCTTGCCGACGGCAACTGGGAGAACGATCCTTCATGTTCTTGCTGTGTCACGAATGAATTTGGCGGCGAGAACTGCGTCAGGATTGTCGCGTGA